The following nucleotide sequence is from Cercospora beticola chromosome 2, complete sequence.
TTACTGTCGCGTGTGTGGAAGATCATGCTGAAGATCCAACTAGCAAGACCGAAGTATCCAAAGCCCAGATAGTATTTCCTCAGAGCATATCGAGCTGGAATCTGTTCCCTGATCTTGCTGATACCATGCTGATGTGCGAGGAAGTtgaggagagagaagaggacgGAGGCAGGCTCTTGCATGCCGAAGAGCCGGTAGAAGGGCCATTTGCCGTGGAATTGGACGATCGGCGAGAGGTATGGAGGGTCGCGGCTTAGTCGTTGATCGGTAACTATGTGCTGGCATGCGTAGTCGCATTCGGAAGGACAGGTCCAGAAGAggaggcgatggaggagggctggagaagagcagctTTAGCAATTGTCGCAGTATATTGACACAAAGGCATACTCACAGATGCTAGGCCCATCTTCGCCACAATTGGCTTCTATGCAGTCCTATGTCGTCGTCTCTCAGCCTCTGTTCCTAAGACCCGGAATGCTATGTCTTCTTACTTCCACACATTGCTTGAACTCTGGCAGACGATCGCCCAAGCTAGCCGTTGCTATGCccgagaagaggaggattaTGCAGACTGATGGCAGCCATAATCGGCTCGAAATGTGTTGTCGCATGGTGGCATATCTGGCTGCGGCATTGCTCGACGTTGCACCAAGTCCCTCGCGCCTCTTGCCCTGCCAAGCCAACGACATTGGCGAACTCAAaccttcacttcacctctcTTCCCACTTCTTCAGAACCTTGCGTCAAGCAATCGCAAGACCAGGACAGACTCGACGCGCCATCGAGCAGTCTCTCCGAAGTCTGCGCCCGAGTTTTTGGCGCCGAGAGACCACATACACTTCTGACCGCGCAGCCGTGGGCGCGTCATTTTCGCGTTTTAGGTGGAAATAACAGCGGCATCACAGTAAGTGGTAAGTTGTCCATAGAAGGAACTaaagctaagtatattcgCTGTTCTCTTTTCTCTTAGCATCATGACTTCACTAAGATCTGCCCGGCGAAGTGGTCCGCGGAGGAGGTATACCGTGGACGCTTTCGAGGGCATAGAAGAA
It contains:
- a CDS encoding uncharacterized protein (antiSMASH:Cluster_14): MRQHISSRLWLPSVCIILLFSGIATASLGDRLPEFKQCVEDCIEANCGEDGPSISLLHRLLFWTCPSECDYACQHIVTDQRLSRDPPYLSPIVQFHGKWPFYRLFGMQEPASVLFSLLNFLAHQHGISKIREQIPARYALRKYYLGFGYFGLASWIFSMIFHTRDSNVTEKLDYFAAGASVMYGMFYTPIRIFRLDRKDIFGNKTGTVVRMWTLLCVTLYLCHIGYLTFIRFDYTYNMAANVVVGLIQNVMWTWFSISRFRKVGRLWAAWPGLIVFWIIFAMSLELFDFPPWKGMVDAHALWHLGTVGPTIWWYNFLLKDAQEDLQAQRLKQ